Proteins encoded by one window of Candidatus Endowatersipora endosymbiont of Watersipora subatra:
- the aroA gene encoding 3-phosphoshikimate 1-carboxyvinyltransferase: MLPIVSDPVSSLSGQVKIPGDQSISHLSLILGAIADGQTCISGLLEADDIIATTHAMRALGANIHKEGDHWLINGIGNGSLLSPHKSLNFGNSETGSKLTIGLVSSYDFPVTFIGDSSFSIGTILDPLLLTGLQVDSKKGDRLPIRIQGAPLPMPIIYKLSVASFHIKSAILLAGLNIAGITTVIEPVSNRDCTEKMLARFGANISIHVEKKERRYISITGHKDLIAQDIIIPSDFLSASFVIVAGLIVPSSDIIIRNLLVPPTRKAGLFKTLIEMGAGIDILEQNSFSHDTIITIRVRHSQLSAIDVPSERTPLLTNEYPLLAVAASFAKGETRIRGIKGNECDRLSVTVEGLKANGVVCEEGKDGLIIVGGNGKVKGGGIVGTDCDHRIAMSFLVMGMASHFPIGVNDINTKNPFFCTFLYLMKSLGAKLTIKKGIGGFNP, translated from the coding sequence ATGTTGCCTATAGTGAGCGATCCGGTATCCTCTTTATCAGGACAAGTAAAAATTCCTGGTGATCAGTCTATATCTCACCTTTCACTTATTCTTGGCGCGATTGCAGATGGTCAAACCTGTATTTCAGGCCTTTTAGAAGCGGATGATATTATCGCAACTACTCATGCAATGCGTGCACTGGGTGCGAATATCCATAAAGAAGGTGATCATTGGCTTATCAATGGAATCGGTAACGGATCTTTACTAAGTCCCCATAAATCCCTCAACTTTGGCAATTCTGAAACTGGATCTAAACTAACTATTGGCCTTGTTTCAAGTTATGATTTTCCTGTTACCTTTATCGGTGATTCCTCTTTTTCAATAGGAACCATTCTTGATCCTTTACTCCTTACCGGACTTCAGGTTGATTCAAAAAAGGGAGATAGATTACCAATTAGGATCCAAGGGGCCCCTTTGCCCATGCCCATTATCTATAAGCTATCTGTTGCCTCTTTCCATATTAAATCTGCCATCCTTTTAGCTGGTCTAAACATCGCAGGGATTACAACCGTTATAGAGCCCGTCAGTAACCGAGATTGTACTGAAAAAATGCTGGCTAGATTTGGTGCTAATATCTCAATTCATGTTGAAAAAAAAGAGAGACGCTATATTTCGATAACGGGTCACAAAGATCTAATCGCACAGGATATAATCATCCCTAGTGATTTTCTTTCGGCAAGCTTTGTTATTGTTGCCGGGTTAATTGTGCCAAGTTCTGATATAATCATTAGAAATCTTCTAGTTCCCCCCACAAGAAAAGCTGGATTGTTCAAGACACTGATTGAAATGGGGGCAGGTATAGATATTTTAGAGCAGAACTCGTTTAGTCATGACACCATCATAACCATCAGAGTCCGCCATAGTCAGCTTTCTGCGATCGATGTGCCGTCGGAACGCACACCATTATTGACTAATGAATATCCTCTGCTTGCCGTTGCAGCGTCCTTTGCTAAGGGTGAGACTCGAATACGCGGTATAAAGGGAAATGAATGCGATCGTCTGTCAGTAACAGTAGAAGGACTCAAAGCCAATGGTGTGGTATGTGAAGAAGGTAAGGATGGATTGATCATTGTTGGTGGAAACGGAAAGGTTAAGGGTGGGGGAATCGTGGGCACGGATTGTGATCATAGAATAGCTATGAGTTTTTTGGTAATGGGAATGGCATCCCACTTTCCGATTGGTGTCAATGATATTAACACCAAGAATCCGTTTTTTTGTACCTTCCTTTACTTGATGAAATCACTGGGTGCAAAGCTAACGATAAAGAAAGGCATCGGAGGGTTTAATCCATGA
- a CDS encoding phosphoglycerate kinase, whose product MSQLKTLDHIGEIDGKRVLVRVDINVPIVNGIVSDKTRIERLELTISELSSKGAKVILLAHFGRPKGEVVAEISLSRVIPVLCEVFGKTVSFASDCRGEIAIHAIENMNNGDILLLENTRFHASEEKNCSSFSKELASLGDIFVNDAFSSAHRAHASTTGIANYLPSYAGRTMQAEIEALERGLGRPVHPVIAIIGGTKVATKIHMLAHLVSKVDYLVIGGGMANTFLSSIGVGVGTSFCEHHLGDMARSIMEKARTVGCEIILPTDVVVSDKFSSNSSHEIVVANAVGDKRMILDAGPVSVEIIANRIASSNTLIWNGPLGAFELKPFDHATIVTAECAASATQKGYLVSVAGGGDTVSALNHAGVSDRFTYVSTAGGAFLEWIEGKRLPSIALLKKEVHFHSERPGL is encoded by the coding sequence TTGAGCCAGCTTAAGACGCTTGATCATATAGGAGAAATAGACGGTAAACGTGTTTTAGTACGTGTTGATATTAATGTACCGATCGTTAATGGGATTGTCAGTGACAAAACGAGAATTGAGAGACTTGAGTTGACGATTTCTGAATTATCATCAAAGGGAGCAAAAGTTATTTTGCTCGCGCATTTCGGACGACCTAAAGGTGAGGTGGTCGCTGAAATATCACTCTCTCGAGTTATTCCAGTGCTTTGTGAAGTCTTTGGCAAAACTGTGAGTTTTGCTTCTGATTGTCGTGGTGAAATCGCCATTCATGCCATTGAGAATATGAATAATGGTGATATTTTGTTGTTAGAAAATACACGATTTCACGCATCCGAAGAAAAGAATTGTTCGTCCTTTAGCAAAGAATTAGCTAGTTTAGGAGATATTTTCGTTAATGATGCGTTCTCTTCTGCACATCGTGCCCATGCATCGACAACTGGTATTGCAAACTATTTACCCTCTTATGCAGGACGCACAATGCAAGCAGAGATTGAAGCCTTAGAGCGTGGGTTAGGGAGACCTGTTCATCCAGTCATTGCAATTATTGGTGGAACCAAGGTTGCGACCAAAATTCATATGTTAGCTCATTTGGTTAGCAAGGTTGACTATTTGGTTATTGGTGGTGGCATGGCTAATACATTTCTTTCATCGATCGGCGTGGGGGTTGGGACTTCTTTTTGTGAGCATCATCTGGGTGATATGGCACGTTCTATCATGGAGAAAGCGAGGACAGTAGGCTGCGAAATTATTTTACCGACCGATGTGGTGGTTTCTGATAAATTTTCATCTAACAGCTCACATGAAATAGTTGTAGCCAATGCTGTTGGCGATAAAAGAATGATTCTGGATGCAGGGCCTGTTTCTGTTGAAATTATCGCTAATCGTATTGCTAGTTCTAATACATTAATTTGGAATGGTCCTTTAGGTGCATTTGAATTAAAACCCTTTGATCACGCAACAATTGTGACTGCTGAATGTGCTGCATCTGCTACCCAAAAAGGCTATCTCGTATCAGTGGCTGGGGGAGGAGATACCGTGTCAGCTCTCAACCATGCTGGTGTTAGCGATCGATTTACTTATGTCTCGACCGCAGGTGGTGCATTTCTTGAATGGATAGAAGGTAAAAGACTACCCAGTATAGCACTTCTGAAGAAAGAAGTCCATTTTCATTCGGAAAGGCCTGGCCTTTAA
- the dut gene encoding dUTP diphosphatase has translation MKTIVKIFRFEHAYDLVFPSYESANSAGMDLRAALGLENTIVLPPGRRELIPTGLCLELPQGHEGQVRPRSSLAVKFGITVLNAPGTIDEDYRGEVKIALINLSDQYFIVKHGMRIAQLVVAPVIRVTIEQSTELSDTNRGSGGFGSTGI, from the coding sequence ATGAAAACTATCGTTAAAATTTTTCGATTTGAACATGCTTATGATCTGGTCTTCCCTTCTTATGAAAGCGCTAATTCAGCAGGAATGGATCTGAGAGCTGCACTCGGTCTTGAAAATACAATTGTACTGCCACCTGGAAGAAGAGAGTTGATTCCCACCGGACTTTGCCTGGAGCTACCACAAGGCCATGAAGGTCAGGTAAGGCCTCGTTCTAGCTTAGCGGTTAAATTCGGAATCACGGTGTTAAATGCTCCAGGCACCATTGATGAAGATTATCGCGGTGAAGTGAAAATTGCTCTCATTAACCTTTCAGATCAGTATTTCATTGTCAAGCATGGTATGCGGATTGCCCAATTGGTGGTAGCGCCTGTTATTCGAGTCACTATTGAACAATCTACTGAGCTTTCTGATACTAACAGAGGGTCGGGTGGGTTTGGTTCCACTGGAATTTAA
- the gyrB gene encoding DNA topoisomerase (ATP-hydrolyzing) subunit B has protein sequence MSYDHNLNKKGQVGSDDQGHYDADSIKVLKGLDAVRKRPGMYIGDTDDGSGLHHMVYEVVDNAIDEVMAGHADKISVSINKDGSVTVSDNGRGIPVDMHSEEGVSAAQVIMTQLHSGGKFDQNSYKISGGLHGVGVSVVNALSVCLQLKIARKGKWHEINFTHGVADGPLSVVGDAGDYTGTEVTFFPSPNIFTNVEFEYHRLENRMRELSFLNSGTHILLSDKRGTTRINTDLYYKGGLKQFVRYLDRTKASLIDNAIYLQSQRDGISVEISLCWNESYHENVLCFTNNIRQRDGGTHLSGFRAALTRQIGIYACSSGLIKKERLSLTGDDCREGLTAVLSVKVPDPKFSSQTKDKLISSEVRSVVESLVNEELKQWFEENPIEGRKIVSKVLDAASAREAARKVRELTRRKGSLEIASLPGKLADCQERNPARAEIFIVEGDSAGGSAKQGRHRKNQAILPLRGKILNVERARFEKMLSSEQIGTLITALGTGIGTDEFNIEKARYHKIIIMTDADVDGAHIRTLLLTFFFRRMPQIIEKGYLYIAQPPLYHVKRDKSEQYMKDEAEMENFLFEGGLKDASLYLANSDVLVGSPLRLALNEALRIRSLLKLLETRCDLDIIEQILIARAMNDHRRSDQDQAERIVDDVTKRLDNMAKKNEPGWQGLLRDQEDGNLSIVLSRVVRGVEELHVIEQSFINSTGVRALDRYTYHSDFQKLYAKPAQFIRRNIVTPIFGPRDLIKAVLSAGKKGITIQRYKGLGEMNPQQLWETTLDPKARSLLQVKINDAIKADDLFSRLMGEEVGPRRDFIQKNALRVMNMNF, from the coding sequence ATGAGTTATGACCACAATCTTAATAAGAAAGGTCAGGTTGGATCCGACGATCAAGGACACTATGACGCAGATTCAATTAAGGTTCTTAAAGGACTCGATGCCGTCCGCAAACGTCCTGGCATGTATATCGGTGATACCGATGATGGATCCGGATTGCATCACATGGTTTACGAAGTTGTTGATAATGCCATTGATGAAGTTATGGCTGGGCATGCTGATAAGATTTCAGTTTCCATAAATAAGGATGGTTCCGTAACAGTTAGTGATAACGGGCGTGGTATTCCAGTGGACATGCACAGCGAGGAAGGTGTTTCGGCTGCTCAAGTTATCATGACTCAACTCCATTCAGGTGGTAAATTTGATCAAAATTCCTATAAAATATCAGGGGGTCTACATGGTGTGGGTGTTTCCGTCGTTAATGCTTTATCTGTTTGCTTACAACTGAAGATTGCACGGAAAGGCAAATGGCATGAAATCAATTTCACACATGGTGTAGCCGATGGACCTCTTTCTGTTGTTGGCGATGCAGGTGATTATACTGGCACTGAAGTTACCTTTTTTCCATCACCCAATATTTTTACTAATGTGGAGTTTGAGTATCATCGATTAGAAAACAGAATGCGTGAGTTATCTTTTTTGAATTCTGGTACCCATATCTTGTTATCTGATAAGCGTGGGACGACAAGAATCAATACTGATCTTTACTATAAGGGCGGGTTGAAGCAATTTGTTCGTTATCTGGACCGAACAAAAGCATCCTTGATTGATAACGCGATTTACTTACAATCTCAACGTGACGGTATCTCGGTTGAAATCTCTTTATGCTGGAATGAAAGCTATCATGAGAATGTTCTCTGCTTCACCAATAATATTCGCCAACGTGATGGTGGAACCCATCTTTCTGGTTTCAGAGCTGCTTTAACCCGACAGATTGGAATCTATGCTTGTTCTTCTGGACTAATAAAAAAAGAGAGACTCTCTTTGACTGGCGATGATTGTCGGGAAGGGTTGACTGCTGTGTTATCAGTGAAGGTACCAGACCCTAAATTCTCTTCCCAGACAAAAGATAAACTCATCTCTTCTGAAGTCCGTTCGGTAGTAGAAAGTTTAGTTAATGAAGAACTCAAGCAATGGTTTGAAGAGAATCCAATAGAAGGTCGGAAAATTGTTTCAAAAGTTTTAGACGCAGCCTCTGCACGAGAGGCTGCACGCAAAGTTCGTGAATTGACTCGAAGAAAAGGTTCCTTGGAGATTGCTTCCCTTCCGGGTAAGCTCGCCGATTGTCAAGAACGGAACCCTGCTAGAGCCGAGATTTTTATTGTTGAGGGTGACAGTGCTGGAGGATCAGCGAAACAAGGCCGTCACCGAAAAAATCAGGCTATTTTACCTCTGCGGGGAAAGATTTTGAATGTAGAACGGGCCCGCTTCGAAAAAATGTTATCATCAGAACAGATTGGTACACTTATTACAGCACTCGGCACTGGCATTGGAACCGATGAGTTCAACATAGAGAAAGCCCGTTACCATAAAATTATAATCATGACTGACGCTGATGTGGACGGCGCACATATACGTACCTTGCTACTAACATTTTTTTTCCGCCGGATGCCTCAGATCATTGAAAAAGGCTATCTTTATATAGCCCAGCCTCCACTTTATCATGTCAAGCGAGATAAGTCAGAGCAATATATGAAAGACGAAGCAGAGATGGAAAATTTTCTGTTCGAGGGAGGCCTAAAGGACGCCTCTTTGTATCTAGCCAACAGTGATGTGCTAGTAGGATCGCCTCTTCGTCTTGCCCTTAATGAAGCTCTGCGAATCCGTTCACTTCTCAAACTTTTAGAGACTCGTTGTGACTTAGATATTATCGAACAGATCTTGATAGCCCGTGCGATGAATGATCATCGAAGATCTGATCAGGATCAAGCAGAAAGGATAGTAGACGATGTCACGAAGCGACTTGATAATATGGCTAAGAAAAATGAACCAGGATGGCAAGGTCTATTGAGAGACCAAGAAGATGGAAATTTATCGATAGTCCTCTCGCGTGTGGTCCGCGGTGTCGAGGAACTTCATGTCATTGAACAGTCTTTTATCAATTCGACAGGTGTACGTGCACTTGATCGTTATACTTACCATTCGGATTTTCAGAAACTCTATGCTAAACCAGCCCAATTTATTCGTCGGAATATAGTAACACCAATTTTTGGACCTAGAGATTTAATCAAAGCAGTCCTTTCTGCAGGTAAAAAAGGAATAACCATTCAACGTTACAAAGGGCTCGGTGAAATGAATCCTCAACAACTGTGGGAAACGACACTAGACCCTAAAGCCCGTTCTCTCCTACAAGTGAAGATTAATGACGCAATAAAAGCAGATGACCTCTTCAGCCGTTTAATGGGAGAAGAAGTAGGCCCCCGCCGTGATTTCATTCAGAAAAACGCGCTGAGAGTGATGAATATGAATTTTTAG
- a CDS encoding 3-deoxy-manno-octulosonate cytidylyltransferase translates to MNQSTSIVIIPARMSSIRLPGKPLADIAGIPMIVQVLKRALEADVGQVIVATDTQKVANVVREYGGKAIMTRLNHLSGSDRIWEALQRLDPQSRFETIINVQGDLPTIAPEVIRSSILPLDNKHVALATLATQIISDQDRNNPNVVKLVGSPVSHKQLRALYFTRVTAPWGEGPLYHHIGLYAWRRTALHRFISLPPSSLELREKLEQLRALEDGMRVDASIVDIPFFGVDTQEDLEKARQLLS, encoded by the coding sequence ATGAATCAATCTACCTCCATTGTGATCATTCCTGCCCGCATGTCATCCATACGTTTACCTGGTAAGCCACTAGCAGATATTGCCGGAATCCCTATGATTGTTCAGGTTTTGAAGCGAGCACTAGAAGCCGATGTAGGTCAGGTGATTGTGGCAACTGATACACAAAAAGTAGCAAATGTGGTGAGAGAGTATGGTGGGAAAGCCATTATGACACGTCTTAATCATCTTTCTGGCTCCGATCGAATCTGGGAAGCACTTCAAAGACTGGATCCTCAGAGTAGGTTTGAGACCATCATCAATGTTCAGGGTGATTTACCAACTATTGCTCCTGAAGTCATTCGATCTAGCATCCTACCGCTAGATAACAAGCATGTTGCACTTGCAACACTAGCAACGCAAATCATCAGCGATCAAGATCGAAATAATCCGAATGTGGTGAAACTCGTGGGATCACCGGTTTCTCATAAGCAATTGCGAGCCCTCTATTTCACTCGTGTCACAGCACCATGGGGTGAAGGACCTCTTTATCATCATATAGGACTTTATGCCTGGCGAAGAACAGCACTTCATCGATTTATATCATTACCACCTTCTTCACTTGAATTACGCGAAAAATTAGAACAGCTAAGGGCATTGGAAGACGGTATGCGTGTTGATGCTTCTATAGTTGATATCCCGTTCTTCGGCGTTGATACACAGGAAGATCTTGAGAAGGCTCGTCAACTCTTATCCTAG
- a CDS encoding TIGR02300 family protein, which translates to MAKAELGRKCLCSSCAAKYYDLNRNPIICPKCGAEVVIDETAKTKIEKKMETQRSMDDDHLEGSRNESISLEEDNSGDISDVDIEDDDTGESSFLEDDEMSSIIPVHGNEKEDT; encoded by the coding sequence TTGGCAAAAGCAGAACTCGGAAGGAAGTGCCTTTGTTCCAGCTGTGCAGCAAAGTACTATGATCTTAACCGCAATCCAATTATTTGTCCGAAGTGTGGTGCAGAAGTTGTAATTGATGAAACTGCGAAGACCAAGATAGAAAAGAAAATGGAAACTCAGAGATCGATGGATGATGATCATCTAGAGGGCAGCAGGAACGAATCCATCTCTTTAGAAGAAGATAATAGTGGTGATATATCTGACGTTGACATCGAAGATGACGATACAGGTGAGAGTTCTTTCCTTGAAGATGATGAAATGTCTTCTATTATTCCTGTTCATGGAAATGAAAAGGAAGACACATGA
- a CDS encoding class I fructose-bisphosphate aldolase, with translation MRKRIEEIAETLVRSGQGILAADESNNTIKKRFDSIGIENTEYNRRSYRELLFRTKGAMNDNISGVILFEETLYQKAKDGTSFVDLIREANAIPGVKADRGSFVLAGHPGEIVTEGLDGLRDRLIKYYESGAQFAKWRAVITINDALPSLSGIKANAHALARYASVCQDLGIVPIVEPEVKMDSEPADHTIERCEKVTSAVLKTVFDELHDQQVLLEGIILKPNMVLPGIKCCRQSTPDEVSAHTVRVLKRYVPSAVPGIAFLSGGQSDIQATSNLAAINAQYDMPWTVTYSYGRALQASCLKIWGGQIENTLNAQKTFAHRARMNGLATLGKWDNSQEKSI, from the coding sequence ATGAGGAAAAGAATAGAAGAAATTGCGGAAACTTTAGTCCGATCAGGCCAAGGTATCCTGGCAGCTGATGAATCCAATAATACGATAAAGAAACGCTTTGACTCCATTGGCATTGAGAACACAGAATATAATCGTCGTTCTTATCGTGAGTTGTTGTTTCGTACGAAAGGGGCGATGAATGACAATATTTCTGGTGTAATCTTATTTGAGGAAACTTTGTACCAAAAGGCAAAAGATGGTACATCGTTTGTCGATTTAATACGAGAAGCGAACGCTATTCCTGGAGTGAAAGCGGATAGAGGATCCTTTGTTCTTGCAGGACATCCTGGAGAAATAGTGACGGAAGGTCTTGATGGATTACGTGATCGTTTGATCAAATATTATGAATCTGGTGCGCAGTTCGCCAAGTGGCGTGCCGTAATTACTATTAATGATGCATTACCAAGTCTTTCCGGCATCAAGGCTAACGCTCATGCACTCGCTCGCTATGCTTCTGTGTGTCAGGATCTTGGTATTGTACCAATTGTTGAGCCAGAGGTAAAAATGGATAGTGAACCGGCGGATCATACCATTGAACGTTGCGAGAAAGTTACAAGTGCTGTTTTAAAAACTGTCTTTGACGAACTTCATGATCAGCAGGTCCTGCTAGAAGGAATAATACTCAAACCTAATATGGTATTGCCAGGAATCAAGTGTTGCCGTCAGTCGACTCCTGATGAAGTATCAGCTCATACTGTTCGTGTTTTGAAACGCTATGTTCCTTCTGCTGTTCCTGGAATTGCCTTTTTATCCGGAGGACAATCTGATATTCAGGCAACGTCTAATCTAGCAGCGATAAACGCACAGTATGATATGCCTTGGACAGTCACTTATTCCTATGGCCGTGCCTTGCAGGCATCTTGTTTAAAAATTTGGGGCGGTCAGATTGAAAATACACTCAATGCACAAAAAACCTTTGCTCACCGTGCACGTATGAATGGACTAGCTACATTAGGAAAGTGGGATAACTCACAAGAGAAATCAATTTAG